Genomic window (Culex pipiens pallens isolate TS chromosome 3, TS_CPP_V2, whole genome shotgun sequence):
TTCCGCAGGCGTTGACAGAAACAAAAAGAACCCTTCCTGAAAGGCCACAAAAGCTCCGTAGCTTCCGGAAACATGAAAGGAGCAATGGGGGAAAAAATCACCCCTCTCCCCTCTTTTCCATCGCACGTGACTGGCCGCCGCTAGGAAAGGTACTTCAGCATCACCCCCCTGAGAAAAACGGATCACGGGGAGGATGAATTTTAATGCATTCAGGGATTTTCAACCACATCAGCGGCAACACTAGCAGCAGTATGGCGTATGACTTTCCCATCAGAGGAGGAAATAGCTTATGCTTGAGAAAATGAGGTTGACAACCCTCATTTTCCAGCCAACCTGGTGGCGGTCGGTGGCGCTTGATATTTTCTCCTGACGAGCCAAgtaaacatttaatttataaaGTTTCGTTCCACCCTCgttcaattttgtttcactgaagAAAAAGAGCCGACAAAAGACTTGATGGTAGTGGCTCTTCATTAGCACGCCGCTGGAAAGTGCACAGTAGAGCTATTACgaagaaaatagttttaaaaaaacacaacgttcttgaattgatttttcattgatttgaaTCCTAGAATCTTATGTTCACATCCCGAAGACTGAGAGATTTATGATTAATCATATCCAAGTTTTATGTTAAAGTAAGTCAAAGCTTGTGGGCTAACATTTACTTATGAAACAATTTGCTTATTAGATTCCATCAGTAGCGTTTAGAATAGATTATAAGATAAGATTGTTCAACTATgtatttacagaaaaaaaaacatattttattgaagtgaaacaacttttacttaattaggaaaaaaacatgatttttttcggagaacaattaaaaatcatatttttttctaaaaacttctgttaaaaaaaacacactgctAATAAATTGAAAGATGAATCAGTAACGAAAGAACAATCATCAATTTTGTTGTTAATTATTGATTTAATGTTGAAGGAATCCTTTGCTGCGAATTGAATACCTGTCCAAACTTGAAATCGGATCATGGAACTAATTTTCCAACCAAACTGTCTTCAAAAGCCATTTTGTGGTTCACCGCCGGTGAAAACCACAGACACCACCCACACTTGCCAGTTTGTCACACACCACTAAGCACCATGCGGCGTCGAGCCACACCATCAgccagaagaagaagaagaaaggaATGAAACCAGAAGAAATATGCAGTCATCCTGGCGGTGGGATAATTAACGATCCTGCACGCAAAAGTAGCGTGCATTCGCGACGACTAACTCTCCGGGAGGGGGGAGGCTCTGTGTGGGTGGCGAGTGGGAGCTGCATACACGGGCCCGGATGCTTGCAGTCGCGTCGCGTGCGGGCAGCCACAATCTGGCCTTTGCCGACGCCACACGTTGCTGCCGTACGGGTAGTTTGCATTCAGGCGCTTTTGTGGTCGTGCTTGGCGCGTGCAAGGAATGGGAACTTTGTGAAACCTTTTGTTTAACTAAGCATATATTTTCAAAGATTCACAAAATTtgatacaaaaacaaaatcaaaaattcaagttGAGGATAAAGATCCTTCATATTAGATTGAAGTTTGGACTTGGATATCTTTAGTCCTCGCCGAAaaatcactttggataatccaATCTTCAGTTGATTGAATAGCGAAAAGTATTAGTTTTTTTGTGTACACTCGACACTTTTTAGTTGGTTTGACaacgtcaaactaaaaagtgacgaactgtcactttttacacggcactcacgcacactatcacaacaaacgtttggtagtgtgggtgaactccgtgtaaaaggggtgtcaaactaaaaagtgaccccgttcgtttgacaacagttacgTCCTTTCAAACGTTGCTCCAGAAGTAGCTGAACTTGAATCTGATGTTACTAACAGATATTACTAATGCATAGGGctattatttttcacaaagaaaaaaaaaactttaattagtGGCATgccaaatattttgatttcagGATAATTTTTTGGTATCATAAACGAAAGTTGATTTCCAAAACGAAGCACATCTTAAACGTCATATTCATCAAAAGTAGAATCAGTTAAAAAAGTGCAATCAAATTTAGTTAggctttcttaaattttagcaGTATTTTGTaacagtgttttaaaaaatgtcaatcaAAACTTCAGTGTTTTACATTCACATTGCACaactttaaatttgatttcaacaaGTATTGCATTTTGAACCAATAAacattatttataatattttttttgtattattttcctcacactaaataaaaattgttaatcgatttttaaataaatttcacaaaagcaaaaactttCTAACGTTTTCTTTTATTGTATTGTTGAATAATGTTTTGgtctaaaacatgattttgctTGATAATCACactttagaccagttttgaacacgctatgTTTTTTACAGGAGCATGCTAGTAACATATTTTCTTAggaaagttttaaatattttcccaaTTTCAACGctattgtgttggtttgaaaaatttagtgaaaaataaaaatgatgaaaatcatAATGTGAAAAGGAAAGTTTTTGCTTACAAATTCCCATCCAAAATTGAGAAGTTGTCTTCTCTTTTAAGGAAAATAATATCtactttttcatttgaaaaaagatcgaaaaactacataacatcaataaaaaaaaacctatcatcAAAAACATTTTCTATAGGCAGAAAAAAGTGTGCGAGAAATCATGAATTTGTGAATAATTGGATTCATGATTTCGTGAATGCATAGAAATtcatgaatttatgatttttattcaaTGCTAAAATATTTTACGAATGTCCATAAATTTTCGTTCATGAAATCTTGAATATcaatattcattttttcatgACTGATTTTCATGAAGTGTTTAGcatcatgaattcatgaaaaatattgatgattttgctattttttatacatgcagGAATTTTAAGTCGTAAAATTCGTGAATTCGTGAACCATGCTTttcaagttttatgaaaattttcatgttttcgttcaaatcaaaaatcaaattattcgctctacagcattggccttggcgttctcgattgcgagattcctattcgaaactaagtgtccgaaggcttgattgttgaggctattgcaaacctctttttataccttagcttccatctatcccgggattcgaactgacgacctttggattgttagtccaactgcctaccagagACTCCACTgcgacaggacccagggagacgactcttacacctagactgagctaacgacctaacctttttaggttagtccgggggccaacatttacttccctgtccgacggaaggcgtgatcagacaaatctcgtctcaaaatttgccaccgggaccttccgggatcgaacccaggccgactgggtgagaggcaatcacgcttacccctacaccacgttCCCGGCTGTTtccattaagaggcagtatttgtagattctgctcggtgtgtattttattgtaatttgttgatttattggGTATGATAACTTGTTAGTTAACACTTTTGATCAGGTCAAGGAAGACACTTgaggaaataagaaaattacgAAGGATCCaaatttgttctagaggtcgtatcgaagtgctccgatttggatgaaacttgtttgtttgtctatacatgagatgaacttatgccaaatatgagccctctacgacaaagggaagttgGGTAAAACTGCCATTGAAGTTTAtagtccaaaaaacatgaaaaatcttaaaattgctcgcatttccgtaaaacgtCATCAATTCTATTTCTCTGAGATGCATTcggaaggtcttttgaagcccttcaaaatgtgccgtACACATGTTGGATTGGTTTGACtatttctcatagcttttgcaagttactgctaaaaattgtatttttttcgaaaccctATATAACATTTTGCAACActctccaacacccatactcctatggGTCAAAAGTTAGGTTATTTCATGGACTACAAGCCTACGGAATTAACGTTTTGGCCATTCGCAGTTTTTCTTATAATTTTAcggtttttctaaaacaaatacTTACAACGGtaacttttgccctgtaggccaacaaaacggcactttttggtctcaatttttgcacattcggaatcctcagaaaatttcacgttagtttaAGGTGTTGGAGTTATGAAtttgatatattaaaaaaataattaaagcatttttgagaaaaaaaagttatatctagtttaccctgtgatcaatgcTGTATCTAGTAGGTgaatacctgttttacccctaatcctaccaaatgttaaaaaataatttaattaattctaaatggcattttttaaatgttttgtccTGGTAGTATTAGTTTTTATTCACTTGCATCAATTTCTCAGGAAGGTGCTGAGTCCTATCcatcgcctagaccagaccaaaatccatgataaagctgacagaccaaatctgtcagaccaagactgtcagaccaaagagcaaaaagtaaacaatcttggtcttcgacgtaggtgcacacaaatcatcaaaagaaaatttgaaaaagattttatttttccaattcaatgactgggtttggactgcaaaattgaatggacGTCAGAAAATGGTTaaacagtgcggcgtcctgtacaccgacaattaaataagcagttaaaagcaTTATTCTTCCACTTcaatttttgatcgcgttttcggtttacacctgaaaaatcttaaaattatttatacggatttgtgattcctctctttccacCATTCCCTTGCAATTTCTAAGTAAACTGGGCTGCACAATCATCATAAATACAAGACGAAATCCAGTCttcaacccgctaagatcaccatctccatgcaaATGCAAATGCAAAATTGCTTTTCTGAAACATTATCCAACAGTTATTTGAAATTCCTCATAAGCATTTATAATAAATGAGTAAAATGATCTAAAACCTGTAAAGAcagtataaaaataatttcagttcCTGCGCAAAACCAAAACCAGATGAAGCTGTTTCCTCAAGGCATACATTTTACAGTGTATTCCCCAGTTGAGGGCGGGGAAAACTTTTGCATTGCACCGTGcggaacaatttcaaacaatgacTGCCATCCGGGAACGCACTCGCATACAAAGATATGTGTGCATGGGTATATATTTCCCTTAAATGGCCACGGTAGGACGCGATGCCTTCACTCTGCCCCAACAGCAGAAAAGCCACCAAGCAAAATATCTGGAGGGCAAAGTCCCGGTGTGGTGTACCGGAAAAGCGGAAAAGTTGCAAATAAAGATAAATATGGTGCGGTCGAGGGAAGTCTTTCGCACGGAGGAAATTAACCTGTTTGTGCCACGGCTGGCACATTTCACACTGGCCCCGCCATGCGACGGTGTAACTGATGGAAATGGCCTGATGTTTGGAAAACACACAGTTGAGGTGCCGCTACTTTGAGCGTTGAACCGTTGGTGTAAACGTGACGGACACCCGAAGCTGCGGGAGAGCAGCTGTGGGTTTCCTGGCGAcggaaaatgattttatttccgGTTCAATCTCTCGGTGATTGGCAGCGGTTCAATTTTTAGGAAATATGCCACAAACAGCGAGATTGAAATATTGATCGATTTTAGTTCAGGTTTTTGTTGTGGAAGTTGCTGGATTGAATATTAAAGCGAGGGATTTGTGATAGATCAATCACGCAACAAATGACTCTTTGTTCTAATCGATGGAtggcaacatttattttactgtCTTTTAGTCCTTAACTTACatgtatttttactttttttctatgttttgaaATGGTTTCTATTCAAATGCGACAAATTATGTGTTCTCCTCACTTCACTTCAGtaaatacaaattacaaataaccTGATTGAGTTTCGATGATagataaagtatttaaaaatgtataaattcattcaaaaacatCTATATCAAAATTAGCCAACAATACTTCATCTTGCCCGTGGGCAAAATCAATGCAATAAATACTGTTTCCGaggaaattttacatatttttctacGGGAGTATAACGATTCTGTGGATGAAACACCTTCGACTGGTTTTGGCTCGTGCCCTAAACTGCTTCTGGTCTGGCGCAACTTCCGTGTTAACTGTACAACCGGGACAAATTAATCAACTCATTGTTGGTTTTTCTCTTACTTTGCTAGCTCTGCTGCACGTGGGATAGGGGAGTTACTACATTCGATACAATACAATCTGAACTATACACGCTTATCTACATGATAATTCCGGATAAGAATTAGTGATTTATGTTACAAATTATGCGGTTCTTGGGACATACTACGGCCGCAGTGCCGTCCACTTTCATACCTTAAGATGGGTACCCACAATTATATCTTCTAGCATGGACGAGAGATTGCAATTTCgggtaaacaaaacaaactgtaAAGCTGGACCACTGGCCAACACGTTCTGGCTGCTCATTCTTCGCGCGTTCTTTGCCACACATTTGGACGACTGTTTAGTTCATGATCTGCTTCCGGATGCTTTCGTAGGTGTCCTCAATCGGGGCTAGCACGGTGATGACCACCAGGGCCACCACGAACGccaagatgatgatgatgtagaAGAACAGCATCACCTTGCGGAAGCCGGAGAACTAAAACGAAACGATTTCCGTCatttaaattcaagcaaaattccaccacaacaacaaaaatactcACGGCAGCGTCCTGCTTGCGGTCGCCCGAACTCATCGAGTTCCGAGATGGAGTCATATCTGCCATCGGGAAGGACGTCACGCGCTGACTGTTGCGTCGTTCGCTGACGCAGCCACCGATCTGGATCCAGGAGAAAATCTAATTAGGGCGGTTGGAAGTGTCTGTTCGCAGATTACAGCGGGAACCCCCCCGAGTTAGTACAGGAAAAGAGGAAGGAGTGTCACCCGGCGGTTAGGTGCAAACTTTGTTCAGGTGCCCACGGTCCAGTTCAGGGGTGCGTCGCATATATATTTACAAAACGACGAGACTTAGAGCTCCAGTAGGTTAATCAAGACAACTTTACAATTCATAAACGCTTATTAGTTCGGAGAAGGCACACGTAAGAAAAATATCTTGAACATTCTAAACTCAGAATTGAAAAAGGGGTTGAAACACTAATTTGATTGATAATGTGGGTACAAAGATCAAGTAACTGCACATACTCATTCACACACCCATGAATCACACGCAAtttatttttctcgaaaaaaagagTATGGAGAactagggcggttcgtcgctgttgcatacaacccagaaatttcatgcaatatgTAAGAAAAACGAATCGCCCTTATTAACCACACAAACCGTAAAAATCGAACTGCACGTTATTCTGAAATCATTCTGAAGACTACAACCaacaaacttgcactttttgacagtttaacAGTTTGTCTGCTCTGTTTGTTtgactgcatttgtttgcagaaacgtcagcctgcatacaatttgcaaacaattttgacaaactgtcaaacacgaaaaagtgcgagtttgtttgtcatagtgtaATACCTTCTTAAGACTAGGATTTCCAACCAAACCACGATAATTTTATATCAGTAAATCACCATCTCAAATTGATGGTTCGggaaatccaattttttttttgatcttttaaaacttttcttacaaaatacactcaacccccggtggttggtcactttttcgtttgaaactTTCTTAGTTTGTACCCTGTTGGTTGGTCAATgatacggcgctcacgcacactatcaacacaaacgtttggtagtgtgtgtgaactccgtgccaaaactgatttttaaattgtttaaaaacaactttgaaaacaATTTACGTACATACAAACACCATGcataacacaactcgacatttttgaagttgatgtcagtaaacgcctccgtttcgtcaaggtatgatagatttgggctccctgaacacgcttcAGTCAACAGAATTCAATTTTAGTGAATTctttgcaaataaataaaattgtaaatttgggtaTAAAACCTATGAAATCATGTTAAACAACCATGCGTTCCCTCATATAAACAACCATGCGtaccccctaatttttgctacCCCCATAGAtaaacgtgggtgcgcatggttgcttaagataATTTCATAGAATTTGctctcaaatttttaattttatttattggcagggaatccactaaaatttaattctgttAATTGGAGCGTGtttagggagcccaaatcttTCATACCTTGATGAAACTGTGGCGTTTATTGAcatcaactttaaaaatgtcGAGTTTTGTAATTATAACATTGGTGAAACTTAAACAATTTGATTtcctattttgaaattttgtccgcgaaatcttgtttttttttggtcaaattATAAGAGAAGTAAGATCTAAATTTCCTCGacataaacgtcaaaattaaacCCTCCTTTGTAAAATAtaatacaatttttcatcataattgCTAAGAACTTCCCAAAACCACCCAACACCACACAACTTACGGAGAAGATCAAATGCATAAACACGTGGAACGCCACGAACGCGACCAGAATAAAGTCCAGCCACTCGGGCAGCTCGGCCTTCTGCAGCTTCACGGCGAAGAAAATGGCCACGATGGCAATGATGTGAGCCAGATTGCCACCCAGCCAGTGCAGCCAGTTGAACAGCGGGCGCCGCTTGGTACCAGGATGTGGCCGGAAGTACGCTCCGATCGGCTGAAGGAAGCACAGCACCGTCGTCACCACACCGAGAATGGCGTGCGGATTGTCCACCTGAGACCAGCCTCCAATTTCGACAAAGATGATCACGAATCCGGCCATCGTCAGCAGCCACGTGAGCACCATCAGGAACCTGTGCCACTGTTGAAATTGAGAGAGTGTGTTAATCTTTGGTGATTGAATGCTTTGTCATGACCTACAGCAAACCACTGATCCTTTCCGCAAAGTTGGCTGCCGACCCAGGTCTGACGGAAGTAGCGCGCCAGCAAAATTCCCAGCGAAGCCGTTCCGATCCAAGCGGTCAACATGAAGGCACCGTGTAACCGAAGGAACAGCTTAGAGTTACCCTGAACAGGTCCAACCTCGGCCAATGCTAGCGGAACTCCGGTCACGTGACGGCCAATGTCGTGATAAGACACGTGGGTAGCTAAAAGTATTGACAACACACTTTTAATCTAATTCAAGTCTTACGAGCGCCCTTAGCGGACTCACAATCAGCAGAAGATCCCGTCGCCAGCAACAGGTGGTACTTCTCGTTGATCAGATCGAATCGCTGTCCCTTCACGGTCGTCACGGCGTCTCGCTCGACGGTGCAGTGAATCACACCATCCACGTAGGACTGCTGCACCAGTTTGATAAAGTTCTGCGCAATGCCCTGGCGGGACACGCCGTACGGTCCGGAGAAGGTCCACGATGCGTACGCATTGACGGTGCCCTGTTCCGGAACGCACTCGATAACCGAATCGTCACCCATTTTGCCATCGGTGGACAGGCCCACGGCGATGTAGGCTGGGCGAtctgaaaaattaagaaaatttttagttattttttaactACATATAAGTTGCAGATTACTTACTGTAGCCAGACTTCATTTCAAAGATGTACCGCTCGCCCTGTACAACAGTAGCAACAACAGCACGACAATTACGAGTCTCAACGCAACCTTCCGGAAACCCGAAGCACCCCTTAGTGTCGCCACAGCCTTGGTAGATCGGATCGACGGTTTCGCCCTGAAAAAAGGGAACTCAGTTAGAACTTAATCAATCATGATCAGACCGGACGATCTTACCTTCACAGCAGTGGGCGCCACGTACGGCGGCACAGTCGTGGTCGTTGGTACCCTTCTCGTCGTTGAAATTCCCACCACCGACGGTGGCTGTCCGCTGGCCACGACCTTCACCGGCGTCGATTCGATCcccacccaaaactgggcataATCCTGAGCGATCGTGCCGTTGAACACGATTTCACCCACAAAGTTGTCCGGAGCGACCCACTCCAGGGCGAGGTcctttttcgtttgggtgttcGTGTGGGTAGCGGTACTGTCCTGACCGCCACAGTTGATCAGCTTGATGGCACCTTCGTCGGTCTGCTCAAAGCGTCCCAGCACCTGGTACGGTGGGTACCGGTTCCGGGCCTGGATCATGAAGCCCTTGTACACCACGTTGGTCGGGAAGGATTCAATTTCCACCTGCAGCTGCTGACCGCTGCCGATGACGGACGTGCCCGGTGTTATCCGGAACGGGGACGCCGTCGTCAGCGGGGGGATGTTGTTGCCGTGCTTGGGCAGCATCGTGTCACAAACGCTCTCCGGGGCACCATTTGGCAGCGTGCGGGACGGACTAATTAGCACGCCTAGCACCACCGCCACTACGCTCAGCAAGGAGCGCATGGTGGGTCTGAAATGGAAGAGAGAAGACATACGACTATTACTACCATGCATTACCATGACTTGACAAAATTAACCCATTACTACCTTTCCacctaaatttatttttcgaattttcaagaAACTTTTGCTCTACAACCAACTTGAGTTCCCTTGTTTTAAGATTATTAATGCTTCGAGCACCAAATTTCAACCTTCAAACTACTTAAAAATGATGCAATCACATTGGAATCCAATCGTTGGCAATAATCTGATTTAAGAACCATAAATGAGCCACCAAGCGGATCATAATTTAGCTAACGAACGAACGACAGTCACCAAAGTGAAGGTTGATACAGCAAAAAATATGCCCAAAAACCTGACAACATGACTCCGATATTTAGTTGTTTGTTTCTAAGCCAGGTACCTTTGAGTGCGATAGCAAACCGGAAACCAAGCCCCGAAAAgaactagttttcaaaaaataaatatggcgGTTTTGTAGAATGTAGTTGGAAGCAAAGCAAATTTTTAGAGAtaaccaactgaaaatgccGTAAAATGCCAATGATTTACTTCAAAGTTTAATGATTCTCAACAGCAAGTTTGTCGAATCACAACATTGTTGCACCTGTACACcataaatgattaatttttcaatcaatcccCGTAAAGGGCACACCGGGTCAAATTATTTCCCACGAACAGGTATTCACCTGATTGTACCTTTTAAgctaaaccaaaccaaaaaaacacTACACAACACTGAACGCTCAAACCTCTTCCCTCTGCGAACTTAGTTCCACCACTGATCGATCACGAGTCACCGACCCGCCAAAAGTTCGAAAGTCTCCGATTtgaccaaaaacaaaaccatccacagacaacagacataGTTCACCAATTAGCCAGTGTGGCCACATAAATTAAATGGACGCTCACCAGGCAGTACTCGAAATGGGCCGTCCACATCGTACGTAGCACGTAATATGTGGAAAATGTACCGTAAAGCTCGAAATAGTTTCAAATTCATCCAACGTGAACgtaacgtaatatttgaacgacCCCTCTAACATCAGAGAGCCTCAATAGAGGAAGAAGCTGACCTGAAGTGAAGTGGCATTAAAAATTGGCACAAATACTACCGGTAGCACAGCAGCAGCTGTTGCCTCTTCAGGTTGAATTATTTCGACGATGACCTGCTGCAAAGTGTCCGCGGGGAAGTGGCCCGCGGAAGCGAATGTTGCCAAAAGGAATCACTGGACCGAGAAGACACCTCcccgaaaaaaaagatgaaaacaaataGTTTTATGTTTTCCTTCAAATTTGAGCAGACTTAAAGCTATAGTTTCGTTTTCATCTTTTTCGACCTGAGGCGCCACCTTTGCCTGTCCAACATTTAAATTCTGACTTTACCTGATTCGTCATTAGCGACGGACTCAAAGCAATGGTAAAGGACGCCGTGACGGCGGTCAAGAAAATGAAATTCTAATTTAGGTCAAGGACGGAGGAATAATTTAGCACTTTGTGGTTGTTCTAGTTTGCTGCCACCCCTAACTGTATTCGTTTCAAGCTTCGGTGAGTTTCTCCAGCAAAATAGGTAAAGAATTCTAGCTGAGTTTCGTGAAAGAGGGGAAAAGTTACCGCGGGTAATTAATGCATGATTTAGATGCAAGGTGAGTTTGATTCAAATTTCTCATGTACAGagtaaaaacaatgtttttaaaatgggaACGATCTATTATGGCTAAAAACGTGATATATCATCTCGAAAACCAGTTACTTCTGGTTTGGTAATATTGCACCACCTAATTTTGTTTACAccaacaaaaattttttaactgcaCCATAGAGTTAATAGAAAAAGAACATCTCGGATGAATAAACCTTTCTCAATTTCTTAGGAAATGTTCATATCTGTGTCTGTGGTTTGCGGTTTCTATCATATCTTTAAGGGATATTTTAAATGCGAACAAATCCTTTTTATATAACAGGTTTTGAAcgcaaaaatccaattt
Coding sequences:
- the LOC120422291 gene encoding putative ferric-chelate reductase 1 homolog isoform X1, yielding MRSLLSVVAVVLGVLISPSRTLPNGAPESVCDTMLPKHGNNIPPLTTASPFRITPGTSVIGSGQQLQVEIESFPTNVVYKGFMIQARNRYPPYQVLGRFEQTDEGAIKLINCGGQDSTATHTNTQTKKDLALEWVAPDNFVGEIVFNGTIAQDYAQFWVGIESTPVKVVASGQPPSVVGISTTRRVPTTTTVPPYVAPTAVKGETVDPIYQGCGDTKGCFGFPEGCVETRNCRAVVATVVQGERYIFEMKSGYNRPAYIAVGLSTDGKMGDDSVIECVPEQGTVNAYASWTFSGPYGVSRQGIAQNFIKLVQQSYVDGVIHCTVERDAVTTVKGQRFDLINEKYHLLLATGSSADSTHVSYHDIGRHVTGVPLALAEVGPVQGNSKLFLRLHGAFMLTAWIGTASLGILLARYFRQTWVGSQLCGKDQWFAWHRFLMVLTWLLTMAGFVIIFVEIGGWSQVDNPHAILGVVTTVLCFLQPIGAYFRPHPGTKRRPLFNWLHWLGGNLAHIIAIVAIFFAVKLQKAELPEWLDFILVAFVAFHVFMHLIFSIFSWIQIGGCVSERRNSQRVTSFPMADMTPSRNSMSSGDRKQDAAFSGFRKVMLFFYIIIILAFVVALVVITVLAPIEDTYESIRKQIMN
- the LOC120422291 gene encoding putative ferric-chelate reductase 1 homolog isoform X2, which produces MRSLLSVVAVVLGVLISPSRTLPNGAPESVCDTMLPKHGNNIPPLTTASPFRITPGTSVIGSGQQLQVEIESFPTNVVYKGFMIQARNRYPPYQVLGRFEQTDEGAIKLINCGGQDSTATHTNTQTKKDLALEWVAPDNFVGEIVFNGTIAQDYAQFWVGIESTPVKVVASGQPPSVVGISTTRRVPTTTTVPPYVAPTAVKGETVDPIYQGCGDTKGCFGFPEGCVETRNCRAVVATVVQGERYIFEMKSGYNRPAYIAVGLSTDGKMGDDSVIECVPEQGTVNAYASWTFSGPYGVSRQGIAQNFIKLVQQSYVDGVIHCTVERDAVTTVKGQRFDLINEKYHLLLATGSSADSTHVSYHDIGRHVTGVPLALAEVGPVQGNSKLFLRLHGAFMLTAWIGTASLGILLARYFRQTWVGSQLCGKDQWFAWHRFLMVLTWLLTMAGFVIIFVEIGGWSQVDNPHAILGVVTTVLCFLQPIGAYFRPHPGTKRRPLFNWLHWLGGNLAHIIAIVAIFFAVKLQKAELPEWLDFILVAFVAFHVFMHLIFSIGGCVSERRNSQRVTSFPMADMTPSRNSMSSGDRKQDAAFSGFRKVMLFFYIIIILAFVVALVVITVLAPIEDTYESIRKQIMN